The Pirellulimonas nuda genome includes a region encoding these proteins:
- a CDS encoding class I SAM-dependent methyltransferase: MAAETQTSDSNQDPRDVYRRSDYSAGVRRPDCFIVPLLRREIEQTLESLSTAGPKQRLLDVGCGEQPFRPLAQRLGFHYASFDVLQNIRGDVDELGTIDGDLPASLSARGPFDLLLCTEVFEHVADWKAAFANLYSLLAVGGRVLMTCPFVYRLHEQPYDFWRATPHAIAWHAQHAGLTVERIEQLGGGREALGTMLASVTFKPATRGPLSWMVTGAARLLKHASHEALRSGWMTRFTEPSGGGLIYQSNLAVLRREA; the protein is encoded by the coding sequence ATGGCAGCTGAAACTCAAACCTCCGATTCCAACCAGGACCCGCGCGACGTCTACCGCAGGTCCGACTACTCTGCGGGCGTACGCCGTCCCGACTGCTTCATTGTGCCGCTCCTCCGACGGGAGATCGAGCAGACGCTCGAGAGCCTCTCCACGGCCGGCCCGAAACAGCGGCTCCTGGACGTAGGCTGCGGCGAGCAACCCTTCCGGCCTCTCGCCCAGCGGCTCGGTTTCCACTACGCCAGTTTTGACGTGCTTCAAAACATCCGAGGTGACGTCGATGAGCTCGGCACGATTGACGGCGATCTCCCTGCGTCGCTCTCTGCGCGCGGACCCTTCGACCTGCTGCTGTGCACGGAGGTCTTTGAGCATGTTGCGGACTGGAAGGCTGCGTTCGCAAACCTTTATTCGCTGCTGGCCGTGGGGGGACGGGTGCTGATGACGTGCCCGTTCGTTTACCGCCTGCATGAGCAGCCTTACGACTTCTGGCGCGCCACCCCACACGCAATCGCGTGGCACGCGCAGCACGCCGGCCTGACGGTAGAGCGGATTGAACAACTCGGCGGCGGTCGCGAAGCGCTCGGCACAATGCTGGCGTCGGTCACGTTCAAACCCGCGACTCGGGGCCCGCTTTCTTGGATGGTCACCGGCGCCGCCCGCTTGTTGAAGCACGCGTCGCACGAAGCGCTGCGTAGCGGATGGATGACGCGGTTTACGGAGCCCTCCGGCGGCGGGCTCATCTACCAATCGAACCTTGCCGTGCTCCGCCGCGAGGCGTGA